The Clostridiisalibacter paucivorans DSM 22131 genome contains the following window.
TAAAAATATATCGGATGCATTAGACAGATTAAGGCAAAAAGTTAGACTTGAAGAAAAGGATAAAGATGTTATAATTAAGCTACATTCATCTATACAAGATATGCTTAAGACATTCCAATATAAAAATACTGAACTTTTAAGAATAAAGAAGGATATAGTATTAGAAAATGCTAAAGAAGTTTTGGAAAAGGCCAGAAAATAAATAGGACATAATTTTATCTAGTATTGAAATAAGGGGGAATTTATTGTGTTAATTGAAGCTATAAAGGATTATTTTATATTAAATGGTGAGATTTTACCTGTGAAAGATATACACTTGTTGAATAGACAGTTAGGTCCCTTTGTATATGAGGTAATAAGGGTGGTTGATGGTATTCCCCTTTATATAGAAGAGCATATAGATAGAATGAAGAAATCTGCTAAGCTTGCAGGCAATAATTTATATATGAATAGTGAATCCATAATAACAAATACGTATAGGTTAATAGAGGCAAATAAATGTGATAATATGAACATAAAATATATGTTAGGAGATATGAACAAAGTAATACACAGCCTATCTATGTTTTTTATAAATAGTTATTATCCAGACGAAGGGGTATATAAGAAGGGGATACATACAACATTATTACAATGTGAAAGGGAAAAACCCAATGCTAAGATAGTAAGTAATGATTTTAAAAAGAAGGCCAAGGAAAAGATGGATAAAGAAAAGGCCTTTGAAGCAATTTTAGTTAATGAAA
Protein-coding sequences here:
- a CDS encoding aminotransferase class IV; the encoded protein is MLIEAIKDYFILNGEILPVKDIHLLNRQLGPFVYEVIRVVDGIPLYIEEHIDRMKKSAKLAGNNLYMNSESIITNTYRLIEANKCDNMNIKYMLGDMNKVIHSLSMFFINSYYPDEGVYKKGIHTTLLQCEREKPNAKIVSNDFKKKAKEKMDKEKAFEAILVNEKRYITEGSRSNIFFVKGKKIITAPANNVLLGVTRNKIFKVCEELGYEIEERHVSVRELMSIDGAFMTGTSVNVLPITTIDHIEYDSVNNDIIKNISNGYIEDMNKYINDKRK